In Brachyhypopomus gauderio isolate BG-103 chromosome 11, BGAUD_0.2, whole genome shotgun sequence, a single genomic region encodes these proteins:
- the gtse1 gene encoding G2 and S phase-expressed protein 1 — protein sequence MTSLASDDFCSLTEEKFDFDISLSPASSKGDHDIEDEVFMGPVGHKERCISHGVETTMKDNVNSETSVGEEPSWRPLIEENFEEICREANVLASHIERTIMEPETKNMPAVSIVPGNTENFELDSSAKLGIFSKPADAPSPIKRETFCVQDSPMKQLPPAIQKRLQKMCGVSAGKPGISTSSPLRNAVTKLAPRSKSLLPSRGLVSSKPSAMGNSRLSCTQPAPPSKNRLPPPNKAGFGLTRSPGTRNTSKAGSMEDLLSDATSVTSDVSDSSFNTSLPGKRTLPGSNKSELRGPTVRKAPLVPNGRVMDRSRNTSSSSSSVSSFNSSLSVSPTGKSKLSSSLNTSMSSISGRVPSSGNKLPNSRHKSGTIPKPLESSFGRRTSLSVQGGKSKDPLHRPIKATPIKRPDPASSIQHQMPAKKTMERAASMPGISILAAKTGNTVKMNSNLKAFLAPTPTNSLKGVRRSEVTSSPDVPRIMKPKRLMSTCSLESVPQSLAVPVPPGLQTPSAAAEKPVQSKLRRPSALPTPVSRRVSGIPMLTPKSVPRLGGSSRTPEPRSPASSVGMGDASPGQLKQIVPQGAVEPTKPEEESCDQAVLQPCSLVFNLEEDADRPTACEPAAVQSPSKIFPGLTPHQPKPNLPKHLTSADTLHNNLLKKLERQEINEVMLVDAPPPVLKPEEKVLIDLSNTPDLIKTIPNKGFGGQLIDLSSPLIKWSPEEHKNNTANEPLLINLSF from the exons ATGACTTCACTAGCCAGCGACG ATTTTTGCTCACTGACTGAAGAGAAGTTTGATTTTGATATTTCACTGTCACCGGCAag TTCTAAAGGGGATCACGACATTGAAGATGAGGTCTTTATGGGTCCTGTTGGTCATAAAGAGCGGTGTATTTCCCATGGAGTAGAAACCACAATGAAAGACAATGTAAACAGCGAGACTTCTGTGGGTGAAGAGCCCAGCTGGAGGCCCCTAATTGAGGAGAACTTTGAGGAGATCTGTAGAGAGGCTAATGTTTTAGCCAGCCACATAGAGAGGACCATTATGGAGCCTGAAACAAAAAATATGCCAGCTGTTTCCATTGTGCCTGGAAACACAGAAAACTTTGAATtggactcctcagccaagcTGGGTATCTTCAGCAAGCCCGCTGATGCTCCTAGCCCCATCAAGAGGGAAACCTTCTGCGTTCAGGACAGCCCCATGAAACAGCTGCCACCAGCCATCCAGAAAAGACTGCAGAAGATGTGTGGTGTCTCTGCTGGAAAACCAGGTATCAGCACCTCCAGCCCTCTAAGGAATGCAGTCACTAAATTGGCTCCTCGAAGTAAGAGCCTACTGCCAAGTAGGGGGCTGGTATCCAGCAAACCTTCAGCCATGGGTAACTCACGACTATCCTGCACTCAACCTGCACCTCCAAGCAAAAATAGACTCCCTCCACCCAATAAA GCTGGTTTTGGCCTGACACGAAGCCCTGGCACTAGAAACACAAGCAAAGCAGGCTCTATGGAAGACCTCCTCTCTGATGCAACTAGTGTAACCTCTGATGTGAGTGATTCTTCCTTCAACACAAGTTTACCAGGAAAGAGGACTCTCCCAGGCTCTAATAAG TCTGAACTAAGAGGCCCTACTGTGCGTAAAGCTCCTCTGGTTCCCAATGGGAGGGTGATGGACCGAAGCAGAAacacctcatcttcctcctcttctgtgtcgagtttcaattccagcctgtctgtctctccaacAGGAAAAA GCAAACTCAGTTCTTCCCTGAACACTAGCATGAGTAGCATCAGTGGTCGTGTTCCCAGCAGTGGCAATAAGCTGCCCAATTCCAGACACAAATCAGGCACCATCCCCAAACCTCTGGAGTCGTCTTTTGGGAGGCGAACATCACTCTCCGTTCAGGGTGGGAAAAGCAAAGACCCTCTGCACAGGCCTATCAAGGCCACTCCCATTAAGAGACCAGACCCTGCGTCTTCCATTCAGCACCAAATGCCAGCCAAGAAGACCATGGAGAGGGCTGCATCTATGCCTGGCATATCTATACTTGCTGCTAAGACTGGAAACACTGTTAAGATGAACTCCAACCTGAAAGCCTTTCTGGCACCTACTCCCACAAATTCACTGAAAGGAGTGCGTAGATCTGAAG TTACCTCATCTCCTGATGTCCCTCGAATTATGAAACCAAAAAGGCTGATGTCCACTTGCAGTTTGGAGAG TGTTCCTCAGAGCCTTGCAGTGCCTGTACCGCCGGGGCTGCAGACCCCTTCCGCTGCAGCTGAGAAGCCTGTGCAGTCTAAACTGAGGCGGCCTTCTGCTCTGCCCACCCCTGTATCCCGCCGGGTGTCTGGTATTCCCATGCTCACACCCAAAAGCGTGCCTCGCCTTGGTGGTTCAAGCCGTACCCCAGAGCCGCGGTCACCAGCCTCTAGCGTGGGGATGGGTGATGCTAG CCCAGGACAGCTGAAGCAGATTGTGCCCCAGGGAGCAGTTGAGCCGACAAAACCCGAGGAGGAGTCCTGTGATCAGGCTGTGCTTCAGCCTTGCTCCCTGGTGTTTAATCTGGAGGAGGACGCCGATAGACCCACTGCTTGTGAGCCAGCAGCAGTGCAGAGTCCTTCCAAGATATTCCCAGGTCTGACTCCTCACCAGCCCAAACCTAATCTCCCAAAACACTTGACGTCTGCGGATACCCTACACAACAATCTACTGAAGAAGCTGGAGAGACAGGAAATCAATGAG GTGATGCTGGTTGATGCACCTCCTCCTGTTTTGAAACCGGAGGAGAAGGTTCTTATTGACCTCTCAAACACCCCAGACCTGATCAAAACCATCCCAAATAAGGGTTttggtggccag CTGATTGATCTGAGCTCCCCCCTTATAAAGTGGAGTCCAGAAGAGCACAAGAATAACACTGCGAATGAACCTCTGCTTATCAACTTGTCCTTTTAA
- the actr6 gene encoding actin-related protein 6 yields MTTLVLDNGAYTAKIGYSHEKVSVIPNCQFRSKTLRLKTFTANQLDEIKDPSGLFYILPFQKGYLVNWDVQRKVWDHLFGKEMFKVDFADTNIVITEPYFNFMSIQESMNEILFEEYQFQAALRINSGSLSAHRYFQENNSELCCIVVDSGFSFTHIVPYCRGRKMKDGICRINVGGKLLTNHLKEIISYRQLHVMDETYVINQVKEDVCYVSQDFYKDMGIAQLKGEENLVMRDYVLPDFSSIKKGFCKPQEEMNFTGKYKTSEQILRLTNERFAVPEMLFHPADIGIQEMGIPEAIVNSISKMPEEMQPHFFKNIILTGGNTLFPGFRDRVYKDVRALAPTEFQVSVVHPQNPISYPWEGGKLLAENPDFEEMVVTRDDYEENGHFICEEKFDV; encoded by the exons ATGACAACTCTCGTTCTGGACAATGGCGCTTACACTGCCAAGATTGGGTATAGCCATGAAAAAGTCAG TGTTATTCCGAATTGCCAGTTCCGCTCGAAGACACTGAGACTAAAAACTTTCACTGCCAATCAACTAGATGAAATCAAAGACCCATCTGGATTGTTCTATATTCTTCCCTTTCAAAAG GGTTATCTTGTTAATTGGGATGTGCAACGCAAAGTATGGGATCATCTGTTTGGAAAGGAAATGTTCAAG GTGGACTTTGCTGATACCAACATAGTAATAACCGAACCATACTTCAACTTCATGTCAATCCAAGAATCTATGAATGAAATTCTCTTTGAGGAGTACCAGTTTCAGGCGGCTCTGAGAATCAATT CTGGATCTTTGAGTGCACACAGATACTTCCAGGAGAACAATTCAGAGTTGTGCTGCATTGTAGTGGACAGCGGcttctccttcacacacatcGTCCCTTACTGTAGAGGCAGAAAGATGAAAGATGGTATATGCAG GATAAATGTAGGCGGAAAACTTCTCACGAACCACTTAAAAGAGATAATTTCATACAG GCAGCTACATGTGATGGATGAGACATACGTGATAAACCAAGTCAAGGAGGATGTGTGCTATGTGTCACAGGACTTCTACAAAGATATGGGGATTGCTCA GTTGAAAGGTGAAGAAAACCTTGTTATGAGAGACTATGTGCTCCCAGACTTTAGCTCCATCAAAAAGGGCTTCTGTAAG CCTCAAGAAGAGATGAATTTCACAGGGAAGTATAAGACTAGCGAGCAGATTCTGCGACTCACCAATGAGAGGTTTGCTGTTCCAGAGATGCTTTTCCACCCAGCGGATATTGGCATCCAGGAAATGGGCATACCGGAAGCAATAGTGAACTCCATCAGTAAAATGCCTGAAG AAATGCAGCCCCACTTCTTCAAGAACATCATCCTGACTGGAGGCAACACCTTGTTCCCAGGGTTCAGGGATCGTGTGTACAAAGATGTCCGTGCCCTTGCCCCTACGGAATTCCAGGTTTCTGTAGTACATCCACAAAA TCCCATCAGCTACCCTTGGGAAGGAGGAAAGCTCCTAGCAGAAAACCCAGACTTTGAAGAAATGGTAGTCACACGGGACGATTATGAAGAAAATGGACATTTTATTTGTGAGGAGAAGTTTGATGTTTAA